From a single Candidatus Omnitrophota bacterium genomic region:
- the dprA gene encoding DNA-processing protein DprA: MTSIDSLLILNAIPGLGPIRIKQLLSYFVSAKKVLLASQKEILSLGCIPKNVAQNISEFPKEEFLEKEHALMKSHDVNVCAITQESFPKNLKNISDTPVVLYVKGTLEAIDANAISIVGSRRASVYGTSTAEKFAMQLSDFGITVVSGMARGIDTAAHRGALRAKGRTIAVLGSGLANIYPPENKKLAEDISRNGAVISEFPMSTKPLAGNFPRRNRIVSGLSLGVIVVEAAQRSGALITADLALEQGREVFAIPGKVDSPSAQGTNNLIKQGAKLVSSIEDVLEDLQINLKNARLKVLENDDQTLVKNLSDVEQRIFDSISLKPTYLDQILEKTGLSISQASSGLLSLELKRLIKQLPGKLFVRI, translated from the coding sequence ATGACTTCTATCGATTCCTTACTTATTCTAAATGCTATCCCTGGCCTCGGGCCGATTCGAATTAAACAACTCTTATCTTATTTTGTATCTGCCAAAAAAGTTTTATTGGCTTCTCAAAAAGAGATTCTTTCGCTTGGATGTATTCCAAAGAATGTTGCTCAAAATATTTCAGAATTTCCAAAAGAGGAATTTCTAGAAAAAGAACATGCTTTAATGAAAAGTCATGATGTTAATGTCTGTGCAATAACTCAAGAGTCGTTTCCGAAGAATTTAAAGAATATCAGTGATACACCGGTTGTTCTTTATGTCAAGGGAACGCTTGAAGCCATTGATGCCAATGCTATCTCGATTGTTGGTTCTCGCCGAGCTTCGGTTTATGGAACATCGACAGCTGAAAAGTTTGCGATGCAACTTTCTGATTTTGGCATTACCGTGGTTTCTGGAATGGCTCGGGGAATTGATACGGCAGCGCATAGAGGTGCTTTACGCGCTAAGGGGCGAACCATCGCTGTCTTAGGAAGTGGATTGGCCAATATCTATCCTCCAGAAAACAAGAAATTGGCCGAAGATATCTCTAGAAACGGTGCTGTTATTTCTGAGTTTCCAATGTCGACAAAACCTTTGGCTGGTAATTTTCCAAGAAGAAATCGTATTGTTAGCGGATTGTCTTTAGGTGTTATTGTTGTGGAAGCTGCTCAAAGAAGCGGTGCTCTTATTACGGCTGATTTGGCTCTTGAGCAGGGAAGGGAAGTTTTTGCGATTCCTGGAAAAGTTGACAGTCCAAGTGCTCAGGGCACGAATAATCTTATTAAGCAAGGTGCAAAACTTGTAAGCTCGATTGAGGATGTTTTGGAAGATCTTCAAATAAATCTTAAAAATGCTCGATTAAAGGTGCTGGAAAATGATGACCAGACTCTTGTAAAAAATCTCAGCGATGTTGAGCAAAGAATTTTTGACTCGATTTCCTTAAAGCCTACCTATCTAGATCAAATTCTAGAAAAAACTGGACTTTCCATTTCTCAGGCATCTTCAGGGCTGCTCTCTTTGGAGCTAAAGCGGCTGATTAAGCAATTGCCTGGAAAACTGTTTGTCAGAATCTAA
- a CDS encoding shikimate kinase yields MNKNIALVGFMGSGKSTVAKLLAEKSGRKLVSTDELIIDRERMEITDIFSIKGEKYFRNVEEDVVFEVSRGEGLVIDCGGGVVLREQNINNLRYNGTIVYLKTSSQAIYRRIKDQSHRPLLNVENPKVKIAELLIERASFYEKADLTVDTDGKSVEKVVEEIIKAISHESSNRQ; encoded by the coding sequence ATGAACAAAAACATTGCATTAGTTGGTTTTATGGGTTCTGGAAAATCTACCGTGGCCAAGCTTTTGGCTGAGAAGAGCGGGCGCAAGCTCGTCAGCACTGACGAGTTGATTATTGATCGAGAACGAATGGAAATTACTGATATTTTTTCAATTAAAGGCGAAAAATATTTTAGAAATGTGGAAGAAGACGTTGTTTTTGAGGTTAGTCGAGGTGAAGGCCTTGTGATTGATTGCGGCGGAGGAGTTGTTTTAAGAGAACAGAATATAAATAACTTACGTTATAACGGTACCATCGTTTATTTAAAAACTTCTTCACAAGCTATTTATCGTCGAATCAAAGACCAATCACACCGACCACTTTTAAACGTAGAAAATCCAAAAGTCAAGATTGCAGAGCTTCTCATAGAGCGTGCATCTTTTTATGAAAAAGCAGATTTAACTGTTGATACAGATGGCAAGAGTGTTGAAAAAGTGGTGGAAGAAATCATAAAAGCCATAAGTCATGAGTCGAGCAATAGACAATAA
- the topA gene encoding type I DNA topoisomerase, which produces MANSLVIVESPAKVKTINKILGKSFKVVSSMGHLIDLPKSTLGIDLEDNFKPKLIIIRSKQKTLKALKKEALKKKNIYIATDPDREGEAIGWNLAKEIGEGKNVYRVTFHEITKEAVLKAFDNVREFDEKRIDAQIARRVLDRLVGYQLSPLLWKKVGSGLSAGRVQSVALRLIVERDRAIAAFNPQEYWQMSVDLKKADSQDILNASLDKIDNDKIDLKTKEEVDQILEDIKSQQFVISDVTEKEVRRNALPPFITSTLQQEAFNKLNFNTSRTMMVAQQLYEGVDLGDGETVGLITYMRTDSVNIADEAKKRVRDLIEQQYGAAYLPEKPNEYKSKKRAQEAHEAIRPSDVFRKPEDMRPFLTEEQYKIYELIWRRFVSCQMTPAVFLQKRILINAGKFDFSASASSLKFDGQLVLDQSSKEKDSVVDLSLYKKDEALELVEAKPTQHFTKPPPRYSEATLVRGLEEAGIGRPSTYAPIINTLVMRNYVYRENGYFSSTELAFTIIDLLVEYFPRIMAISFTATMEEHLDLIEEGELDYTKLLNEFYKPFKEELDYATENIEKVVSLTEHKCPECQKPLAVKWGRNGKFLSCSGFPECKHSQPFLTGVKCPEENCVGELVQRRSRRGTTFYGCSQYPECTFTSRQLPKESL; this is translated from the coding sequence ATGGCAAACTCATTGGTTATTGTTGAATCTCCTGCAAAGGTCAAAACGATTAATAAAATCCTAGGCAAGAGCTTTAAGGTTGTCTCTTCCATGGGGCATCTAATTGATTTACCTAAATCAACGCTTGGCATCGATCTGGAAGATAACTTTAAGCCCAAGTTGATCATTATTCGTAGCAAGCAAAAAACCCTTAAAGCTCTTAAGAAAGAAGCTTTGAAAAAGAAGAACATTTATATTGCCACAGACCCTGACCGCGAAGGAGAGGCGATAGGATGGAATTTGGCTAAGGAAATTGGCGAAGGAAAGAATGTTTATCGTGTGACATTTCATGAAATTACCAAAGAGGCTGTTTTAAAGGCGTTTGATAATGTACGTGAATTTGACGAGAAAAGAATTGATGCACAAATAGCACGGCGTGTTTTGGATCGATTAGTAGGATATCAGCTTAGTCCATTGCTTTGGAAAAAAGTTGGTTCGGGTTTAAGCGCTGGACGCGTTCAGTCTGTTGCGCTTCGTCTTATCGTTGAGCGAGATCGCGCGATTGCTGCATTTAATCCTCAAGAATATTGGCAGATGTCTGTTGATTTAAAAAAGGCTGATAGCCAAGATATTTTGAATGCATCGCTCGATAAGATTGATAATGACAAGATTGATTTGAAAACCAAAGAGGAAGTGGATCAGATTTTAGAGGACATCAAGAGCCAGCAGTTTGTTATTTCTGACGTAACAGAAAAAGAAGTGCGCCGAAATGCACTGCCACCATTTATTACCAGTACACTTCAGCAGGAAGCATTTAACAAGCTTAATTTTAACACAAGTCGAACAATGATGGTTGCTCAGCAACTTTATGAGGGTGTTGATCTTGGAGACGGAGAAACTGTTGGTTTGATTACCTATATGCGTACAGATTCTGTTAATATTGCTGACGAAGCCAAAAAAAGAGTTCGGGATTTAATTGAACAGCAATATGGCGCAGCGTATTTGCCGGAAAAACCCAATGAGTATAAGTCAAAAAAGAGAGCGCAAGAAGCTCATGAGGCGATTCGTCCGTCAGATGTCTTTAGAAAGCCAGAGGACATGAGGCCTTTTTTGACAGAAGAGCAATATAAAATCTATGAACTTATTTGGCGAAGATTTGTCAGCTGTCAAATGACACCAGCGGTTTTCTTGCAAAAAAGAATTTTGATTAATGCCGGAAAGTTTGATTTTAGCGCGTCGGCCTCTAGTCTTAAATTTGATGGACAGCTTGTTTTGGATCAAAGCTCAAAAGAAAAAGATTCTGTTGTTGATCTTTCTCTGTATAAAAAAGATGAGGCTCTTGAGCTTGTGGAGGCTAAGCCGACACAGCATTTTACAAAACCACCACCACGCTATTCTGAAGCTACGCTTGTTCGCGGGCTTGAAGAAGCTGGCATTGGTCGGCCGAGTACATATGCGCCAATTATCAATACGCTTGTTATGCGCAATTATGTGTATCGTGAAAATGGATATTTTAGCTCGACAGAGTTAGCTTTTACGATTATTGATCTTTTAGTTGAATATTTTCCAAGAATTATGGCCATAAGCTTTACAGCGACTATGGAAGAGCATCTTGATCTGATTGAAGAAGGCGAGCTTGATTACACAAAGCTTCTCAATGAGTTTTATAAGCCTTTTAAAGAAGAGCTTGATTATGCAACAGAGAATATTGAAAAAGTTGTATCTTTGACAGAGCATAAATGTCCCGAGTGCCAGAAGCCTTTAGCGGTTAAATGGGGACGCAATGGAAAGTTTTTAAGTTGTTCGGGCTTTCCTGAGTGCAAGCATTCGCAACCATTTCTGACGGGTGTTAAATGTCCAGAAGAAAATTGCGTAGGAGAGTTGGTGCAAAGGCGATCAAGAAGAGGGACAACGTTTTATGGATGTAGCCAGTATCCGGAGTGTACGTTTACTAGCAGGCAGTTACCTAAAGAGAGTTTATAG